A section of the Triticum dicoccoides isolate Atlit2015 ecotype Zavitan chromosome 7A, WEW_v2.0, whole genome shotgun sequence genome encodes:
- the LOC119334740 gene encoding uncharacterized protein LOC119334740 isoform X2 produces the protein MLCRRRFIVFIYTRHLYQTTGHAPPPSTMLDGRLLDEVSRCINHPLLPPPLLPRSLLSAPAKADIKSSSSSSNREVAFLEEMEDVLFQASKLGEKILDRSDLLDEEGKMEEALVLGTRISIGSASAPVICKTQNKDDQHMVSEIQGNT, from the exons ATGCTCTGTCGGCGCAGATTCATCGTCTTCATCTACACGAGGCATCTCTACCAGACCACCGGCCATGCCCCCCCCCCATCTACCATGCTGGATGGCCGCCTCCTAGATGAGGTATCACGCTGCATCAACCAtcctctgctgccgccgccgctgctgcctagGTCCCTCCTCTCTGCTCCTGCCAAG GCTGATATAAAGAGCTCATCATCGTCCTCGAACAGGGAAGTAGCATTTCTGGAGGAAATGGAAGATGTCTTGTTTCAG GCCTCAAAATTAGGGGAAAAGATCCTAGATCGATCTGACCTCCTTGATGAGGAGGGGAAGATGGAGGAGGCTCTCGTTCTTGGCACTCGGATCTCGATAGGATCGGCATCAGCTCCAGTCATCTGCAAAACACAAAATAAAG ATGATCAGCATATGGTTAGCGAGATTCAAGGGAACACGTGA
- the LOC119333492 gene encoding V-type proton ATPase subunit C-like, with protein sequence MHIQIELWALLLGCSRARSLDDADVREVMLYRTGLVTATASVLFTIPDLRLGTLDSLLALSDDLVKYNIFIEGISHKIRRKIKDLEHVVGVEPGTLTVDGVPIDSYLTGSVSGRGQCCFLHCSSAYQRLLTLYPVNAPLKETFASIQSQAAKIEDDMKPEVYEFKIGGQFFRRPGDPPLDQVIEILQKRKDKSQDEI encoded by the exons ATGCACATACAGATAGAGCTTTGGGCGCTCCTGCTCGGCTGCTCACGAGCACGGTCCTTGGACGACGCGGATGTGCGCGAGGTGATGCTATACCGGACCGGGCTGGTCACGGCCACCGCCTCCGTCCTG TTCACCATCCCGGATCTCCGCCTTGGCACGCTCGACTCCCTGCTCGCGCTCAGCGATGACCTCGTCAAG tacaacatcttcatcgagggcaTCTCCCACAAGATCCGTCGGAAAATCAAGGACCTGGAGCATGTCGTAGGGGTCGAGCCCGGCACCCTCACCGTCGACGGCGTCCCCATCGACAGCTACCTCACCGGGTCCGTCTCTGGCCGTGGCCAGTGCTGCTTCTTACATTGCTCATCTGCCTACCAGCGCTTGCTTACGTTGTACCCCGTCAACGCCCCGCTCAAGGAGACCTTCGCCAGCATCCAATCCCAGGCCGCCAAGATCGAGGATGACATGAAG CCGGAGGTGTACGAGTTCAAGATCGGCGGCCAGTTTTTTCGGAGGCCTGGAGACCCACCCTTGGACCAAGTTATCGAGATTCTACAGAAGCGCAAGGATAAGTCTCAAGATGAAATCTAG
- the LOC119334740 gene encoding uncharacterized protein LOC119334740 isoform X1, translated as MLCRRRFIVFIYTRHLYQTTGHAPPPSTMLDGRLLDEVSRCINHPLLPPPLLPRSLLSAPAKADIKSSSSSSNREVAFLEEMEDVLFQASKLGEKILDRSDLLDEEGKMEEALVLGTRISIGSASAPVICKTQNKGQALATKTTGNLQFCTEQEEISWGEI; from the exons ATGCTCTGTCGGCGCAGATTCATCGTCTTCATCTACACGAGGCATCTCTACCAGACCACCGGCCATGCCCCCCCCCCATCTACCATGCTGGATGGCCGCCTCCTAGATGAGGTATCACGCTGCATCAACCAtcctctgctgccgccgccgctgctgcctagGTCCCTCCTCTCTGCTCCTGCCAAG GCTGATATAAAGAGCTCATCATCGTCCTCGAACAGGGAAGTAGCATTTCTGGAGGAAATGGAAGATGTCTTGTTTCAG GCCTCAAAATTAGGGGAAAAGATCCTAGATCGATCTGACCTCCTTGATGAGGAGGGGAAGATGGAGGAGGCTCTCGTTCTTGGCACTCGGATCTCGATAGGATCGGCATCAGCTCCAGTCATCTGCAAAACACAAAATAAAGGTCAAGCCTTGGCAACAAAAACCACGGGAAACCTGCAATTCTGTACTGAACAAGAAGAGATAAGTTGGGGAGAAATTTAG